A window of the Thermotoga sp. genome harbors these coding sequences:
- a CDS encoding NTPase, whose amino-acid sequence MKILITGRPGVGKTTFIKKISCLLQNAGGFYTEEMRERGRRVGFKIVTLDGREGILAKIGFPSQHRVGKYGVNLKDLEELGVESVERALEEKSIVIIDEIGKMELLSEKFRRAVEEVFNSKKDAVATIKKSSDPFVEKLKNKKDIIIFELNEKNRDRLLKKILDMLKSNRGGEE is encoded by the coding sequence ATGAAGATCCTGATCACCGGAAGGCCGGGAGTCGGGAAGACCACATTCATCAAGAAGATCTCATGCCTCCTGCAGAACGCAGGGGGCTTTTACACTGAGGAAATGAGAGAAAGAGGGAGAAGGGTTGGTTTCAAAATTGTTACCCTCGATGGAAGAGAGGGAATCCTCGCGAAGATAGGTTTCCCGTCCCAGCATCGAGTGGGAAAGTACGGAGTGAACCTGAAAGATCTGGAGGAGCTAGGAGTTGAATCGGTGGAAAGGGCCCTTGAAGAAAAAAGTATCGTGATCATAGACGAGATAGGTAAAATGGAGCTTCTCTCTGAAAAATTTCGAAGGGCGGTTGAGGAGGTCTTCAACAGCAAAAAAGACGCGGTGGCGACGATCAAAAAATCGAGTGATCCATTCGTGGAAAAGCTCAAAAACAAAAAAGACATCATAATCTTCGAATTGAACGAGAAAAATCGTGATCGTCTCTTGAAGAAGATACTGGACATGCTAAAATCTAACAGAGGTGGCGAGGAATGA